From the Gossypium hirsutum isolate 1008001.06 chromosome A02, Gossypium_hirsutum_v2.1, whole genome shotgun sequence genome, the window TACTCTTGGTTGCAGGAGAGGGTTTGAAGATAGTATAAACCTTGGGTCTTAGAAGTACAGTGAAGTGGACCTTGAGGTTACAATGGGGCAAGCCGGTTGAGCAAAATGGGTTGTTTCTACAGGTTTTTTGTTGGAAAATGCTAGCCGAGCAAGTAGGCAGCATAATATAACAGTGATGAAACTGTGATGAATAACGTGTGATGACactttaagttttttaaaaaaagaatcattctcatgacatttctacattcatatcattcataacacatctagttaagagcatttgattcatttcgatcatagcatcctaattatttgacataaacatcacatctagttaggagcatttgattcatttcgatcatagcatcctaattatttggcataagcatatgAAACTGAGTCTACAGGACATGTCCCAAAGGGCAGTGTAGTAACATTGGTGAAGTCAAATCTTATCtgcctgaagttgcagcggaatAGATCAAAGATTACAAACCTTATCTCTttaaggtagcaagagagcaggttgaagtgacaagtcttatctccctgaagttatagtggagcagactgaagatagcgaatcttatttccctgaagttacagtggaatagattgaagctataagtaaatagatcttatctctctgaagttgcagtagagcagatcatagcaaaccttatctccaTAAAGTTATAGTGGAGTAGGTTCAAATGACaagccttatctccttgaagttgcagtggagcaggctcTATatgcaagtcttatcttcctgaggtagcaaggaagtagattgaaattatagatcttatttttaagtatcggctatggagcagatcgaagatggcgaatcttatctccatgtatcggctatggagcagattttagccaccagccttatctctttgaggtagcaagagagcaggttgaagatacaagttttatcttcctgaggtagcaaggaagtagactgaaattacagatcttatctccatgtatcggctatggagcagatcgaagatggtgagtCTTATCTCTaagtatcggctatggagcaggtTTTAATCACTGgctttgtctccctgaagttgtagtggagcaggttgaagtcacaaaccttatcttcttgaagttacTATAAGACTACTTGAAGAAGAGGAGCACCAAAGAAGTAAAAGATTCGGCAAGACCGGACAAAATTGGTCTTATTAGGGTCTTTTCTCTGTTCTCATTATACAACAACAGGCAAAGAAGGGCAGTTGTAAGACCCAATTTTGGCCCGGTCCCATACacatacaaaaacaaaaaaatgaaacaaaaatattaaatatccatttacaaaACCCGGCCCAAAATACAAGCTAAGTTACAAATGGCCCAACAACATAGGCCCAAActtggaaaccctagggtttccatcTATTTTGCGCCGCAGCAATGGCCACCAGCAGCCTCCACATACCATGCACGACCCCCGATTCGCGCATTGTTCGCCCCATGTCCGTGCGCTCCACTCCCATGTCTTCACGACCTGCAACACGAGCAAGAAAATAGCCTTAAATCGCttgtatttggctataaaagcttTCAAGTTTTGATGGTaaaggagttttttttttcttcagagAATTAGAATACAAAATACATACAAAATCAATAGAGAGCAACCAAGATATTTCAAAGGTGGttatttattactattttcttctattttttttccttttttcattttttattcaaatccaCGATTTATATACTGAAATGTAATAAAAGAGGAAGGGTAGATATACTTCCCGATTCACCTAGCAAAAGGATCTTCCGTTGGTTGTCCACGGTGGCGTGTGCGATAGAAAGCGGTGGTGTTTGAGGGCCTGGGTAATTCGGCTGAAGAGGGTGTGAGAGGGCTGAGAAAGCATATCAAAACTTAGGTTTtttaaaaacaaagttaaaacatttttaagcaaaaaaaaataaataaaataggctttatttaaataataaaataaaatagcaggGGGGTTTGGAAGTCAGTACGTGTGTTTGACTTGGTCCACATGCATTTTCCCCTTAGATGGTTAATTTGCGTAATCAATCCCCCTCTTTCGTACCGGCATTCAATCAAGCCCATTTATGTTTTCTTTGACTCTTTTAAATTTGTCCCTAGAATTTGcatgttattttaatttaaccCATACTTAAGTGCTGCGTTTTGGAGATTTGGTTTATTGTTTTTTTCAATCCTTCATGATTGATGCGCATTGAGTTTTAGTCCCGACTTCATCCCAATAGTTGGTTTTATTTGTTAATTACCCCTTTAGTTTACATTTACCCTTATTGAGCATTTTAGTTTTTGTAGTTCTTGTTTTTTTAAAACCTGTTATGTCATAAACtgtttgttaattttgcattgtTGTAGCATgctgtttttatgtttttgtttgttttattatatagttatTATGTTACAGTTCTTTTATATCATGTAGTTTAGAAGTTTTTgagttatatttaattaaaatatgtttatatattatcatGTATAATTTGTGATAGAATTAGCCTTGTTTTATGTATATTGTTTATATTAAGTTTTTCCgttccataaatattatttatttaaattgacttttttttatactcattatttattttaaaatgtcatttatgcattattatttcatatattacttttttttccttcttggCTTGTTTCAAATATTCATGTGAATTACTTACTTCAAGATTTTCGTATATACACTACAGCAAAaaaggtttttagcggcgttttttgggcCTATAGCGGCGCTAATAAGCGTCACTAAAACTATTTGCGGCGCTTTTACAAACGCCACAAAAACCGCCGCTAAAGACGACGCCGCTAACATTTTGTGGCGTTTAtgaaaaaaaacgccgctaaaggtcatggcctttagcggcgcttatcccacaaacgccgctaaaggtcatgacttttagcggcgcttttcctacaaacgccgctaaaaattatgaccttttaaaaaattattttattttaattaaataatatttatttctatgttaaatattatattatgtttaatttttgaaatttgaaatccaaactatatacttttaaggataaataaaaaatattaattaaattaaattttctattaaaatttaaatttcaaaactaaatataaaaactaatgaatttaaatttaatacataaacattgattcaatatgtaatttaatacataaaaaataacacacacaaacacacaaagtattacaatttctaaaacaaaattcatcctCATGAGAAAAGAATGCCAATTCATCATCACCTCTCATTaatcaaaggaaaaaaatcaaaaaaaaagaaaaaaagaaacaatataCAACAGAAGGCTGGTTCAAGCTTATGTGAAGCCAAAGTATTGCCATGCCTGCATATAACTTAGAGAAGTCCTTTGATGCTTTCAATTCAACCGCCAGAAAATCCAAAACACCGAAACAGAAAGCCAAAGTATGCACCTGTAAGCCAAAGTCAGGCCAATAAGGAAATCACTTATACGACCCTCAAAGCCACATATGTCAAAGAACATTATCTGATCTCTTTGAATTATGACATggaaagataaatttttaataatgccACCATAATGCAAGAACTAGAATTTGTTTCGACAAAAGTCATTGTTCATGTTATTAATCATGTGCCTTTGCATGTACATGCATTGCATCTAAAACCTAcatagtttaaataaaaaaatatcaccaAATCCATGGCCTATCCTCAAACAATCTATTATTTAGATATGTAAACAAGTCAAACAGAAAGCAGCTCATGGCAAAGCATTTTCCTGATCCACTATGTTAGTcgtttttatctttatttcttcCCCGAGTTCAATTTTAAACCtcaaaatatctaaatatattgATGCTCAGAATGCTTAATATTGCGGACAACCAACACAATAGTCTAAAACTGGTTTATCTACtatgaaaaaaatactaaattgtaaGTTACATAAagaacaatttcaattattttcacTTCAGAAAGCACCAAAAGAGTTGAACAACCTGCCTAAATTTCATCTGTTAAGGTGGAAAACCTCAGTTACACAAAAGCCTCTCTCAGcctttttgaaataaataactaGCAACTACTATGAATCTTatagcaaaaatatatataagaacaAGTATCTTACCTCTGCAACAAAAGGCCATAATTTGCTCAATTGCTTGTTCAACCATTTTGCCTAAAAGGACAACATAGTGTAAGACAGTAAGCAACTACACTGCATaaaatcttaacaccaaaatggAAACACCTTTTTCTACACCTAACACATGCAAATGTATCTAGTCTTTGAGGTGCATATTTTATGCCTTGTCGCATAATGCTCTGACCTAAACAAGATAACACGAAAATAGAGTTACAACCAATTATAACCCAGATGAAACAGGGAAGAAAAACGAGGACTTCTATTGATCAACTTGAGAACAAAACAATACAAGTAAAACGTAGAAAAGTCTTGCAAATACACCAAGTTCTTTCGAAATCAACtacatcaaataaatcaaaagaatatataaatgttttaaatggaagagagaaaaaagctgattttttttcattaattataaCTAAAAGTTCACACGGCGATAGAAACTAATGCTATTGGAATAATATCTTAAaacaaattcaattcaaaaatgtTTTGGTATTCATTTCGTAGCCAAATATAGcctaatctattaaaataattatacaaaaaaaattaagtgctCAAAATTTCCATACTTTCTTGAGAAAGAAACAGatcgtgaaaaaaaaaagtacctgCTGCTCCGAAAGTGGCTTACATTGCATCAGCTGCAAGATCTGTTCATCGAGATCGAGGGCTGAGTCTGTTGGTGCACCCATTTTGATAATTAAGTAGCAAGAATAGAAATGATAATGAAAGGGAAAGACCATCAAGGCTGGTGGTACAAATTTAGCACAAAGGTCGAAAAGGTTAAATAGGAATCCAGAATATCTTTTATCCCTCGAAACCAAATAATGAAATTACCTGACAAATGCCTTACTGGTATTTTAACTATAATTAGTACAGTTTTTATATTAATGAATTAAAAGTTTAAAGTTGTGATTAAATAGATTGCTAGGTTTAATATGTTCATTTTCTCTACAGcaaaaagtttcaaattagtaATTATAATTTTGAGTGTTTAAAAATTTGTATAATCTATCAGATTTCTTAATTCAAAATTATCAATCATATTCAATATATTGAATCAATAAATTATTTGTGCGATGACTGTAGCCTTTTTTAAGATAATTTCttctattttcacatattttaagaGTCATGAGTATTACCTTATAGTATTTTATTTGgccactatttttatttttttaattaaatagagaagtgtttattaattatacatatgcatattttacaataaaaagataataagTCAGACTCCCCACttgttatcattttaatatttactGATTGTTTAACTAAATACATTATGATAATCAATGggtaaaaaatgattttattaaattattataatttcatgaaaaatttaatactaaaaaatgaaatataataaaatttgctATTCAAGTGATGGAAATTAACTAATTAGATCTGCTATTCAAGTGATGGAAATTAACCTCACGATCAAAACGACCTTGCCTGAGAAGTGCAGGATCTAACAAATCTCTACGATTTGTAGCAGCCGAAAATATAACACCTTTGCCAGTATCAAACCCATCAAGCTCTATTAGTAGCTGATTCAAAGTAGTTTCCCGCTCCTGAGTCGCTGCATTATTATACATGTGGTCTGTTGTTTCCTTGAAAATCTCCTGACGTCTGATCAgatagaaagaaagagagaaaatcaTTTACATATGATCTTAAAGACAGCTATGTTTTTCTCCTCTCCACTAAATTCATCTATAGTTATCTTCCTACTCATAATTGCAATGATAATTGGCCTGTAAAAGGTACCGAATGTAGCCCATTCTCAGTGTcttacaaaataccaaaaaagatAACCAAGGCAACTATATTTCCATTTCCAATCACTTGATTTAAATCAGATGCAAAATATTAATGCTTAGTTGCAAACTATATCTGCTAAAGCATTCGCCTTCAAATGACTATTACAATATAGATATATAGAGAAAAAGCAAGTTCTACCTTCTAAAATAGGAAAAGAACAACGAACTCACAATTTAATTTAAGAACCCACTTCCCGTTTAAAATTGCCATGAGAACTTTAAGTGTCCTAGTGCATGCACCATTCTCATCTGTAGAGGCAGTCACATGAGTGACATCCGGCCTCCAAAACTTGGATACAGTTACACTAATCATTTTTGCAAACTTGACTAGAAGAAActacaataaaataaaacaataaataactaaataaataccACATGAGAGTAAATTGCTGTGAAAAGAAAAGCCCATTAAGGGTATTCTATCAATCGAAGAATTTCCAAATTAGATTTTGCGTATCCATTTCATCAATCATGAAACTTTTAGCACCAAAAAGAATCAATTAATGAGAAATTTCAGTACTTGCAAAAAGGATGCAAAGTTAAGTCAAATTAAGAAAATGGCGATGCCTTTTTAACTGATCTTATTCAGCATTAAGCTTCCAGTTATCCAACAAGGTGGTTGAGATTTCAAAATAGCTGGGTTACAATATCAGACAAACCTTTTGATGAATAAAACACTATTAAAACCAGTAACAGAGAGTTGGACAAGCCGATTTGTCAATTGCTTGCCTTGATTTATGCACAATTCCTAATTGAATTTTTGTTTATCATTTAGGTAGAAGGTCATGGCATTCACTCTTCCAATATATGATGTTGACAAATCAAGATTGAAGAGGACAGAAATGAGTTATAGATATGTACTTGGATCCCGAAAATAGAAatgcttttctttattttcctaaTAATTTACCACTATACTATTTATTATGCTATTCTTTTCTTGGATTTATATCAGAAACAGGTCTTGGGAGTTGAAATTTGTGGGGATAGCGTATGTACTCACATGCTCAATATACCATCAATAATTGGGTATGGTGAACAATTTAAATACACATACTTAGATCTCTGGTTTTGTCCAAATATTCACATAGACTTAGTTGGAAAAGTAGGataaatttgatattaattaaCTTACCTGCATATAAAGCAGTTCAATGGTTCCACCATTTCCAGTGGACAACACGTTTGTAACATCCACAGCTCGGCAATCATGATACCATGAAGGCCGATCTTTAAGGATTTCAACGACCtacatgaaaaagaaaacatatattgATCAGTCAATTCTTCTCCAAATTTGAGCCAAGAAACGTATCAGTAGAAAGCAAAAATGAACTTACTCTTGTAGGATCTAGTCCCACAAGTCCGCATGCACGTGCTGCCACACCACTGCAACCATGAGAAATAGCAACGATTCCAATAGAATCCGGACCAGGCTGCACAGGTAAGAAAGATATTAGCAGTAGCCAGCAGGTAAAATTGGCGCAGGCATTTGGAGCTAAGATTACTATTCATCAAACAAGAAGTTTTAAC encodes:
- the LOC107951023 gene encoding homeobox-leucine zipper protein ATHB-8 isoform X1, which gives rise to MNKLLMEENDRLQKQVSQLVYENNHFRQQTQNTTLATTDTSCESVVTSGQHHLTPQHPPRDASPAGLLYIAEETLTEFLSKATGTAVKWVQMPGMKPGPDSIGIVAISHGCSGVAARACGLVGLDPTRVVEILKDRPSWYHDCRAVDVTNVLSTGNGGTIELLYMQFLLVKFAKMISVTVSKFWRPDVTHVTASTDENGACTRTLKVLMAILNGKWVLKLNYVRRFSRKQQTTCIIMQRLRSGKLL
- the LOC107951023 gene encoding homeobox-leucine zipper protein ATHB-15 isoform X3; translated protein: MPALQEETLTEFLSKATGTAVKWVQMPGMKPGPDSIGIVAISHGCSGVAARACGLVGLDPTRVVEILKDRPSWYHDCRAVDVTNVLSTGNGGTIELLYMQFLLVKFAKMISVTVSKFWRPDVTHVTASTDENGACTRTLKVLMAILNGKWVLKLNYVRRFSRKQQTTCIIMQRLRSGKLL